One genomic segment of Chitinophaga sancti includes these proteins:
- a CDS encoding DUF4433 domain-containing protein yields MGENGVMNPLLFRIIHLNNLEYVLKNGMFTRGHINADPNYINIGDSTLITQRQAHPVGIVPPGGSLGDYVPFYFGPLSPMLLNIKTGYRGIVKRPQTDIVYICCRFANITKSCKEWCFTDGHAKDRLTAFYNNKDQLEAVDWNMVGQRYWRANEEDIDRMRRKQAEFLVKNQVPVECISGIIVYDSTTEGIVKKLITELRLSIPVIVKSEYYY; encoded by the coding sequence ATGGGAGAAAACGGAGTTATGAATCCCTTATTATTCAGGATTATACATTTAAACAATTTAGAGTATGTACTCAAAAATGGAATGTTTACCAGAGGGCATATAAATGCCGACCCCAATTACATAAATATTGGGGACAGCACCTTAATTACACAACGACAAGCTCATCCTGTAGGTATAGTCCCTCCAGGAGGCTCTCTTGGTGATTATGTCCCTTTTTATTTTGGGCCATTGTCACCGATGCTTCTAAATATAAAAACGGGTTACAGAGGGATTGTTAAACGCCCTCAGACAGATATAGTCTATATTTGCTGCCGATTTGCTAATATTACAAAAAGCTGTAAGGAATGGTGTTTTACTGATGGACACGCGAAAGACAGATTAACAGCGTTCTATAATAATAAAGACCAGTTAGAGGCTGTTGATTGGAATATGGTTGGACAGCGTTATTGGCGAGCAAATGAAGAGGATATTGATAGAATGAGAAGAAAACAGGCAGAATTTTTGGTTAAGAACCAAGTTCCGGTTGAATGCATATCAGGTATTATAGTTTATGATTCAACAACCGAAGGAATTGTAAAAAAATTGATAACTGAGTTAAGGTTATCAATCCCGGTCATTGTAAAATCAGAATATTATTACTGA
- a CDS encoding type II toxin-antitoxin system antitoxin SocA domain-containing protein, whose amino-acid sequence MKKIDNRKDILLLLLYSPGSNTIINESIIGRTRLIKMLFLFKNEVWKKFKSNTQLTEENMYSFFPWNYGPFSSEVYDDVTFFSLRGFIEINFTSQEAIVESVEEWNFYQEKYGQEDFEGVKEYQEEEFRLTDKGVDFTKDLYGSLSSNQQEILKEFKSRITLMPLRALLRYVYKQYDDFTSNSVIKNDILGG is encoded by the coding sequence ATGAAAAAGATAGATAATCGAAAAGATATATTATTACTTCTTTTATATTCTCCGGGAAGTAATACTATTATAAATGAAAGTATTATTGGTAGGACGAGATTAATTAAAATGCTTTTTCTATTTAAAAATGAGGTATGGAAAAAATTTAAATCTAATACGCAACTTACTGAAGAAAATATGTATTCATTTTTCCCATGGAATTATGGACCCTTTTCTTCAGAGGTTTACGACGATGTCACATTTTTTAGTTTACGGGGTTTTATAGAAATTAATTTTACATCCCAAGAAGCTATAGTTGAATCCGTTGAAGAATGGAATTTTTATCAAGAAAAATATGGACAGGAAGACTTTGAAGGCGTTAAGGAATATCAAGAAGAGGAATTTAGATTAACAGATAAAGGAGTTGATTTTACAAAAGATCTATATGGCTCATTGAGTAGCAATCAACAAGAAATTTTAAAAGAATTCAAGTCCAGAATTACTTTAATGCCTTTAAGAGCGCTCTTAAGGTACGTATATAAGCAATACGATGATTTCACGTCTAATTCTGTTATAAAAAATGATATTCTTGGAGGCTAA
- a CDS encoding DUF1574 family protein, with product MMKHFLQTLFIFLIPALLYCVFGVFILPHRLVIRNGPNTQQQIDRSFEGVVKEDYELLILGNSRCYRGINPAILSVKAYNFSHDNDSYNQQYYKLQYLLNKRKKIAYLVLGVDYFEFNVLSNSRNYAYADYLGKDYERDYKDMVWELKLKHLLENLNPKQLSLLKKSSVKLPFQRENGQYIRYGTAQESDTIQRNITRLKIQEDYFHKIISLCRENGIMVFLVMPPVRQNELKSYTNNEINEFNAFINRSIDHKTAVYWNFSEDSSYTTKDYTDITHLNESAADRFSKMLDDSIKSYITGFK from the coding sequence ATGATGAAGCATTTTTTACAAACACTTTTTATATTCCTGATTCCCGCTTTGCTGTACTGTGTTTTTGGGGTATTTATATTGCCACATCGGCTTGTTATCCGCAATGGCCCTAATACACAACAACAGATTGATCGCTCTTTTGAGGGTGTAGTAAAGGAAGATTATGAACTGCTGATATTGGGAAACAGCAGGTGCTACAGGGGTATAAATCCTGCTATATTATCTGTCAAGGCATATAATTTCTCCCATGATAATGATTCTTACAATCAGCAATATTATAAGTTGCAATACCTACTCAATAAAAGAAAGAAGATAGCATATCTGGTATTGGGTGTTGATTATTTTGAGTTTAATGTATTGTCAAATTCACGTAATTATGCTTATGCAGATTATTTAGGAAAAGATTATGAAAGAGACTACAAGGATATGGTTTGGGAGCTAAAGCTGAAGCATTTATTGGAAAATCTAAATCCCAAGCAGCTAAGTCTATTGAAGAAGTCCAGTGTGAAACTACCATTTCAGCGGGAAAATGGCCAGTATATCAGGTATGGAACAGCGCAGGAAAGCGACACTATCCAAAGGAATATAACGAGGTTGAAAATTCAGGAGGATTACTTTCATAAGATAATTTCACTTTGCCGGGAAAACGGGATAATGGTTTTTCTTGTGATGCCACCTGTTCGGCAGAATGAATTAAAGTCCTATACAAATAATGAGATAAACGAATTCAATGCTTTTATCAATAGATCCATTGATCATAAAACGGCTGTTTACTGGAATTTTAGTGAGGATAGTAGCTACACAACAAAGGATTATACGGATATTACCCACTTAAATGAAAGTGCAGCTGACCGGTTTTCAAAAATGCTGGACGATTCTATAAAGAGTTATATAACAGGTTTCAAGTGA
- a CDS encoding macro domain-containing protein, with product MEFIVGNLLDSNTQALVNTVNTVGVMGKGIALQFKEAFPHNFKIYVEDCKKGLLKPGKLLVVKENTLHGEKVIINFPTKVEWYQKSKYEYIEEGLKDLVKVIRDYKIESIAIPPLGCGNGGLKWDKVKQIIIQYLSGIEGVSIKIYEPNEEVKKILKKQNPNKEVSLTPAKAMLLYAMFFYETLGENSSLFVANKLAYFLKRLGESSFNKLKFERSHYGPYSVQVAHLLHNMNGKYIKGLEQMDAKAFEVLELQYDKFDELKDYINRELSADQVNRIRSLITLIQGFQSAFSLEVLATVDYILAEYPSIDQNKLVESIHNWSKRKKDLFQERYIQIAHEHLQNYSDTFQLA from the coding sequence ATGGAATTTATAGTTGGAAATCTCTTAGATTCGAATACTCAAGCTTTAGTGAATACCGTCAATACTGTTGGGGTAATGGGGAAAGGCATTGCTTTACAGTTCAAAGAAGCATTTCCTCATAATTTTAAGATATATGTAGAAGATTGCAAAAAGGGGCTGCTCAAGCCAGGCAAGCTACTAGTGGTAAAAGAAAATACATTACATGGGGAAAAAGTAATAATAAACTTCCCTACTAAGGTAGAGTGGTATCAGAAGTCCAAATATGAATATATTGAAGAGGGCTTAAAAGATTTGGTAAAGGTAATTCGTGATTATAAAATAGAAAGTATTGCCATTCCCCCTTTAGGCTGTGGTAATGGCGGACTTAAATGGGACAAGGTAAAACAAATAATAATCCAATATTTATCTGGCATAGAAGGAGTTTCAATCAAGATATATGAGCCCAATGAAGAGGTAAAAAAGATTTTGAAAAAACAAAATCCTAACAAGGAAGTCTCATTAACACCTGCAAAAGCAATGTTGCTTTATGCCATGTTTTTCTATGAAACATTAGGAGAAAATAGTAGTCTATTTGTTGCAAATAAGCTTGCATACTTCCTTAAAAGATTAGGAGAAAGTTCATTTAATAAATTAAAATTTGAACGTAGTCACTATGGTCCTTATAGTGTTCAAGTAGCACATTTACTTCACAACATGAATGGCAAATACATTAAGGGATTAGAGCAAATGGATGCTAAAGCTTTTGAAGTATTGGAATTACAATATGATAAGTTTGATGAATTAAAAGATTATATTAATCGTGAGTTGTCTGCAGATCAAGTAAACCGTATAAGAAGCCTTATAACGTTAATTCAAGGATTTCAATCAGCATTCTCATTAGAAGTACTTGCTACAGTGGACTATATACTTGCCGAATATCCAAGTATAGATCAAAATAAATTAGTGGAAAGTATTCATAATTGGTCTAAGCGTAAGAAAGATTTGTTCCAAGAAAGATATATTCAAATTGCTCATGAACATCTTCAGAATTATAGCGATACTTTTCAATTAGCTTAG
- a CDS encoding MBOAT family O-acyltransferase: MFSTFLDYFTGLKMQDQDNQNAKKGWFWLSIIINLGFLGVFKYYNFFAASFAVALSHLGVRVNPGTLNILLPVGISFYTFHGLSYVIDIYKGRIKAERNWVDYSLFVSFFPLLVAGPIERATHLLPQVKQERTFDYKKAADGLRQILWGLFKKMVIADNCAIYANEIFNNSAHQSGSTLVLGAIMFAFQIYGDFSGYSDIALGTARLFGFELLQNFAFPYFSRDIAEFWRRWHISLSTWFRDYLYIPLGGSKGGTWMRIRNTMIIFIVSGFWHGANWTFLVWGALNGLYFLPLLVTSKNRNNLGIVAQGKLLPSLKDIFNIALTFALTVLAWVFFRSADIGHAMSYLSGILSPSLFSMPEILPWKIIGLVIIFMMIEWLGRENKYAIESLGLKWKKPVRYAFYYTLIIAILVFAPQEQAFIYFQF; this comes from the coding sequence ATGTTTTCTACATTTTTAGATTATTTCACTGGATTAAAGATGCAGGATCAGGATAATCAAAATGCTAAAAAGGGATGGTTCTGGCTAAGCATAATTATCAATCTCGGCTTTTTGGGCGTATTCAAATACTATAATTTTTTCGCAGCTTCTTTTGCTGTTGCACTTTCGCACCTTGGGGTACGGGTCAATCCCGGAACATTGAACATTCTGCTTCCTGTAGGGATCTCTTTTTACACGTTTCACGGGCTATCTTATGTGATAGATATTTATAAAGGCAGAATTAAAGCGGAGAGAAACTGGGTGGATTACTCTCTTTTTGTAAGTTTTTTTCCTCTTTTGGTGGCCGGTCCTATTGAAAGAGCGACCCATCTGTTACCACAGGTTAAACAGGAGCGGACTTTTGATTACAAAAAAGCTGCAGATGGCTTAAGGCAGATACTCTGGGGATTGTTTAAAAAAATGGTGATTGCTGATAATTGTGCTATTTATGCGAACGAAATATTTAATAATTCGGCGCATCAATCGGGAAGTACACTGGTACTGGGAGCGATTATGTTTGCTTTCCAGATTTATGGAGACTTTTCCGGGTACTCGGATATAGCATTGGGTACTGCCAGACTTTTTGGATTTGAGCTTTTACAGAATTTTGCTTTCCCTTATTTCTCCAGAGACATTGCTGAGTTCTGGAGGAGGTGGCATATCTCCTTATCCACCTGGTTTAGGGATTATTTATATATCCCATTAGGTGGCAGTAAAGGGGGAACCTGGATGAGGATTCGTAATACAATGATCATTTTTATCGTGAGCGGTTTCTGGCATGGAGCTAATTGGACGTTCCTCGTCTGGGGAGCCTTAAATGGATTATATTTTCTGCCATTGCTCGTGACAAGCAAAAACAGGAATAACCTGGGTATAGTCGCGCAAGGCAAGCTGTTACCTTCATTGAAAGATATATTCAATATTGCATTGACCTTCGCATTAACAGTGCTGGCATGGGTATTTTTCAGATCTGCGGATATTGGGCATGCTATGTCCTATTTGTCAGGCATACTTTCTCCTTCATTATTTTCCATGCCTGAGATACTGCCATGGAAAATAATTGGTCTGGTCATTATTTTCATGATGATTGAATGGTTAGGGCGAGAGAATAAATATGCAATTGAAAGCCTTGGACTGAAGTGGAAAAAGCCGGTACGATACGCATTTTATTATACATTAATAATTGCCATTTTGGTATTTGCCCCACAAGAGCAGGCGTTTATTTATTTCCAATTTTAA